Genomic window (Ignavibacteriota bacterium):
CATCGCATGCTCGATGCCCGCGTCGTCGACCCAGCCGTCCAGGCGTATTGTCGGACCCGCAATCGCCTCGAGCGTGCGCCGCTCTGGTCCGTCACCAATGACACGCAGCGGGAGTGCCAGCTCGTTGAAGGCGCGTATGGCAAGGTCGACACGTTTGTAGGGCACAAGTGCCGACACCATCAGGAAGCCGCCGTCGGAATCGTGCGACACATGAAAACGCTGTGTGTCGACGGGCGGATAAATCACCGCCGCTTCGCGCCCGTAGAAACGCTGAATGCGTCCGCGTACGTATTCGGAATTTGCGATGAAGTGGTGCACGCGCGGACAGCTCCGCACGTCCCAGGCGCGCAGACGCGTCGCCGCGAGACGGGCCACGGCGCGTTTCACACGCCCCACCTGTTCGCGGCTGAAGTACTGATCGAACATGTCCCACACATACCGCATCGGCGTGTGCACGTACGAGATGTGCAGCGCTCCCGGATCCGTCCGCACACCCTTCGCCACCGCATGACTCGAGGAGATGACGAGGTCGTGTCCGCGCAGATCGAGCGACTCGATCGCGCGCGGAAACAGCGGCAGGTATTGCCGGTACATCGTCCGTGCCTTCGGCATCTTCTGCAGGAAGCTGCTGCGTATGTCGTGCGACGCGATGGTGTCGGAAACGGCGTCCTTGTAGCCCAGCAGCGTGTAGATGGGCGCATCCGGAAACAGCTCGCATAGCACCTCGAGGCATTTCTCCCCGCCGCGCATGCCCGTGAGCCAGTCGTGCAC
Coding sequences:
- a CDS encoding glycosyltransferase; this translates as MDGAKNIALVHDWLTGMRGGEKCLEVLCELFPDAPIYTLLGYKDAVSDTIASHDIRSSFLQKMPKARTMYRQYLPLFPRAIESLDLRGHDLVISSSHAVAKGVRTDPGALHISYVHTPMRYVWDMFDQYFSREQVGRVKRAVARLAATRLRAWDVRSCPRVHHFIANSEYVRGRIQRFYGREAAVIYPPVDTQRFHVSHDSDGGFLMVSALVPYKRVDLAIRAFNELALPLRVIGDGPERRTLEAIAGPTIRLDGWVDDAGIEHAMAQCAALIFPGEEDFGIVPVEAMACGKPVIAFRKGGATETVRERLSGLFFDEQTPASLAAAVRRFSRTDFDPLSIRAHAETFDREIYRQKMAAFITEKWHAWQR